In Synechococcus sp. UW69, a single genomic region encodes these proteins:
- the serS gene encoding serine--tRNA ligase, whose amino-acid sequence MLDQRLVRDNPETIAQQLGRRGKAVDLTKLQLIAQQQRDLEQQRSSLQAEGNQIGKEVGQRIKAGADPKGEDVAELRQKGNAIKQKVAVLEDEEKQLSSELKQQLLGFPNLPAEACPDGRSEEDNIEVRRWGSPRVEDNLEEHWQIAERLQLLDTERSVRIAQSRFVTLLGQGARLERGLINFMLDLHASKGYREVLPPVLVNSASLTGSGQLPKFAEESFRCADDDLWLTPTAEVPVTSLHRDEIIPADQLPLRYAAYSPCFRREAGSYGRDTRGLIRLHQFNKVELYWFAHPDHSEEAHQQITADAEAVLQALELPYRVLDLCTADLGFSARRTYDLEVWLPGAGAYREISSCSVCGDFQARRSSIRTKEGKATKLVHTLNGSGLAIGRTMAALLENGQQADGSVLLPKALVPYVGRERLQPE is encoded by the coding sequence GTGCTCGATCAGCGCCTTGTGCGTGACAACCCCGAAACGATCGCCCAGCAACTGGGGCGACGAGGCAAGGCGGTTGATCTCACCAAACTGCAGCTGATCGCTCAGCAGCAGCGTGATCTGGAGCAACAACGCAGCAGCCTTCAGGCGGAAGGCAACCAGATCGGCAAAGAGGTCGGCCAGCGGATCAAGGCAGGTGCTGATCCCAAAGGCGAGGACGTCGCCGAACTTCGCCAAAAGGGCAATGCCATCAAGCAGAAGGTGGCGGTTCTTGAGGACGAGGAAAAGCAGCTGTCGAGTGAGCTCAAGCAACAGCTGCTTGGTTTCCCCAACCTGCCGGCCGAAGCCTGCCCTGACGGGCGCAGTGAGGAGGACAACATTGAGGTGCGCCGCTGGGGCAGCCCACGCGTTGAAGACAACCTGGAAGAGCACTGGCAGATCGCTGAACGCCTGCAGCTGCTCGATACCGAACGATCCGTCCGCATCGCTCAGAGCCGGTTCGTCACCTTGCTGGGCCAGGGAGCACGCCTGGAGCGTGGCCTGATCAACTTCATGCTCGACCTCCATGCGAGCAAGGGGTACCGGGAAGTGCTGCCCCCGGTGCTTGTGAACAGCGCCAGCCTCACCGGATCAGGACAACTGCCCAAGTTCGCTGAGGAGAGCTTCCGTTGCGCGGATGACGACCTCTGGCTGACACCGACCGCCGAGGTGCCGGTGACCTCCCTACACAGGGACGAAATCATCCCGGCGGATCAACTGCCGCTGCGCTACGCCGCCTACAGCCCCTGTTTCCGCCGTGAGGCCGGCAGCTACGGCCGCGACACCCGAGGCCTGATTCGCCTTCACCAGTTCAACAAGGTGGAGCTGTACTGGTTTGCACATCCGGATCACTCCGAGGAAGCCCACCAGCAGATCACCGCTGATGCAGAAGCTGTGCTGCAAGCCCTGGAGCTTCCCTATCGAGTCTTAGACCTGTGCACCGCCGACCTTGGCTTCTCAGCGCGCCGGACCTACGACCTCGAGGTCTGGCTCCCTGGGGCGGGTGCCTACCGGGAAATCTCGAGTTGCAGCGTCTGTGGCGATTTCCAGGCGCGACGTTCCTCCATCCGCACCAAAGAAGGCAAGGCAACGAAACTGGTCCACACCCTGAACGGCAGCGGTCTGGCCATTGGCAGAACCATGGCGGCCCTGCTGGAGAACGGCCAACAGGCAGACGGCAGCGTTCTGCTGCCCAAAGCCTTGGTGCCTTACGTCGGCCGCGAGCGACTCCAGCCAGAATGA
- a CDS encoding ribonuclease P protein component, translating into MVLPASMRLRGHRCFNRLHRSSKRQHGTLMVLRVAAGDSNLLRRELRGIQDQSCRCALVISSKVSKRAVKRNRLRRLLHTHLRRRFERRSDLAGRWLLISLRPEAAEAEPTQLLEECDSLLRSAGLDP; encoded by the coding sequence ATGGTCCTTCCCGCCTCCATGCGATTGCGCGGGCATCGATGCTTCAACCGCTTGCACCGATCCTCAAAGCGCCAACACGGAACCTTGATGGTTCTGCGCGTTGCCGCAGGAGACTCCAATCTGCTTCGTCGAGAGCTGCGGGGCATCCAGGATCAGTCCTGCCGCTGCGCTCTGGTGATCAGCAGCAAGGTGAGCAAGCGCGCCGTCAAGCGAAACCGTCTCAGGCGACTTCTGCACACGCACCTGCGTCGACGTTTCGAACGACGTAGCGATCTGGCAGGGCGCTGGCTTTTGATCAGCCTTCGTCCGGAAGCCGCGGAAGCCGAACCCACACAGTTGCTCGAAGAATGCGACAGTCTTCTGAGAAGCGCCGGACTGGATCCATGA
- the sppA gene encoding signal peptide peptidase SppA, whose translation MFWPWRRKSRRRMARIVVDGPITGATRQRVLKALREVKQREFPALLLRIDSPGGTVGDSQEIHAALLRLREQGCRVVASFGNISASGGVYIGVAAEKIVANPGTITGSIGVILRGNDLSKVFERIGIRFDTVKSGPFKDILSPDRPLSDAERALLQELIDSSYGQFVGVVAKGRNLEVETVKRFADGRVFSGEQAQALGLVDELGDEDHARRLAAKLAELDEDDIRPVTLGKQRRKLSGLLPGSQLLHQLQQRLSLELMGSGQVLWLYRP comes from the coding sequence ATGTTCTGGCCCTGGCGGCGCAAATCCCGACGACGAATGGCTCGCATCGTTGTTGACGGCCCCATTACGGGTGCCACCCGGCAGCGGGTGTTGAAAGCTCTGCGGGAGGTGAAGCAGAGGGAATTTCCAGCCTTGCTGCTGCGAATTGACAGCCCAGGCGGCACGGTTGGAGACAGCCAGGAAATTCATGCGGCCCTCCTCCGGCTCAGAGAACAGGGCTGTCGCGTGGTGGCCAGCTTTGGCAACATCTCCGCCTCCGGTGGTGTCTACATCGGCGTCGCAGCGGAGAAGATCGTTGCCAATCCAGGCACGATCACCGGTTCAATCGGTGTGATCCTGCGGGGAAACGACCTCTCCAAGGTGTTCGAACGGATTGGAATTCGCTTCGACACAGTGAAGAGTGGTCCGTTCAAGGACATCCTTTCCCCTGATCGCCCGCTCAGCGATGCGGAACGCGCTCTGCTTCAGGAACTCATCGACAGCAGTTATGGCCAATTTGTGGGCGTTGTGGCGAAGGGGCGAAACCTTGAGGTGGAGACGGTGAAGCGTTTCGCCGATGGACGGGTGTTCAGCGGTGAACAGGCGCAGGCCCTGGGATTGGTTGATGAACTCGGGGACGAAGACCATGCCCGGCGCCTCGCGGCGAAGCTGGCAGAGCTCGACGAGGACGACATCCGTCCCGTCACCCTGGGCAAACAACGCCGAAAACTAAGCGGTCTGCTGCCGGGATCCCAGCTCTTGCATCAACTTCAGCAGCGCCTGTCGCTCGAGTTGATGGGAAGCGGTCAGGTGCTCTGGCTTTACCGCCCATGA
- a CDS encoding DUF2808 domain-containing protein: MARSTTRRLLAGAGTAAALLIGSTLTGISEQTASAQGTPGLMEFRWDTDRDYRKLYYYQTSNIESDRSEWFLTLREKDRKTAILKLTVTVPDYFDSKLKPHRMRLCRTTVGGMMSRSKCLEEIPAVIQVNEDQTAIEVFPDTPLPSDGDYSLSIKLFNPQGKRMYQFNALVQAPGDVPMSGYRGSWLIDVD, translated from the coding sequence ATGGCCCGTTCCACTACAAGACGTTTGCTCGCTGGAGCCGGCACTGCAGCGGCCCTGCTGATTGGCTCAACTCTGACCGGCATTTCAGAGCAGACCGCGAGCGCACAGGGCACTCCTGGCCTGATGGAATTCCGCTGGGACACGGACCGCGACTACCGCAAGCTGTACTACTACCAGACCTCCAACATCGAGAGCGACCGCTCTGAATGGTTTCTGACCTTGCGTGAAAAGGACCGCAAGACAGCGATCCTCAAACTCACCGTCACCGTGCCGGACTACTTCGACTCCAAGCTGAAACCCCACCGCATGCGCCTGTGCCGTACCACCGTTGGCGGCATGATGAGCCGGAGCAAGTGCCTCGAAGAGATCCCAGCCGTCATCCAGGTCAACGAAGACCAGACAGCGATTGAAGTCTTCCCCGACACACCGCTGCCTTCAGACGGCGACTACTCGCTTTCCATCAAGTTGTTCAATCCCCAGGGGAAGCGCATGTATCAGTTCAACGCCCTGGTGCAGGCTCCCGGAGATGTGCCGATGTCCGGCTACCGCGGCAGCTGGCTGATTGATGTGGACTGA
- the aroH gene encoding chorismate mutase has protein sequence MTSSPLVLRGLRGATTCTENSTDAIKAAVSALMDALVDRNGLTPDQLVSVTFSVTADLDACFPAAIARRRPGWDTVALLDCQQMAVQGDLPRCIRVLAHAWIPQDQTPMHPYQGDAQRLRPDRSGHN, from the coding sequence ATGACCAGCTCTCCCCTCGTTCTGAGAGGCCTGCGTGGGGCCACCACCTGCACGGAGAACAGCACGGACGCCATCAAAGCCGCTGTGAGCGCGTTGATGGACGCCCTGGTGGATCGCAATGGGCTAACCCCAGACCAGTTGGTGTCAGTGACCTTCTCGGTTACGGCCGACCTGGACGCCTGCTTCCCAGCCGCCATCGCCCGGCGACGCCCCGGCTGGGACACGGTGGCCTTGCTCGACTGCCAACAAATGGCCGTCCAAGGAGATCTCCCTCGCTGCATCCGTGTTCTGGCCCACGCCTGGATCCCTCAGGACCAGACACCCATGCACCCCTATCAAGGCGACGCACAGCGGCTACGACCAGATAGATCTGGTCACAACTGA
- the rpmH gene encoding 50S ribosomal protein L34: MTKRTLGGTSRKRKRVSGFRVRMRSHTGRRVIRTRRKRGRARLAA; the protein is encoded by the coding sequence ATGACTAAGCGCACCCTCGGAGGAACAAGCCGCAAGAGGAAGCGCGTCTCGGGTTTCCGTGTACGCATGCGCTCCCACACCGGCCGTCGCGTGATCCGTACACGTCGCAAACGCGGCCGCGCTCGTCTCGCAGCCTGA
- a CDS encoding AAA family ATPase encodes MSSAAWGHQIDLLVRARTPLIWVRSNEEARVESLLGEAAQRLARQLVCWNFIDGISGPVNADGQGSRQPMAMLQWLQQRDVGSPTLLLAKDFHRFCDDPGVARMLRNLEGSLRTTPHTLVLCCGQWTPPGDLEESLTLLDLPLPDNDDLRRLISSISTSSGSPLPAHVLDELAQACSGLSEMRVRQVAARSLARRGQLGPDDLQDVLEEKRQTIARSEVLEFCRSDAGTEAIGGLEGLKTWLQQRHRAFSEDARRFGLPLPRGVLLVGPQGTGKSLTAKAIACSWSMPLLRLDVGRLFAGLVGASEARTREMIQRAEAMAPCVLWIDEIDKGFGGDGRSDGGTTQRVLANVLTWMAEKQSPVFVVATANGVEKLPPELLRKGRFDEIFMLDLPSSAERNSILQLHLEQRRPGLKLPLATVVSRSDGFSGAELEQTVIEAMHLAFADNRELTEPDLIGAASQLIPLSRTASEQLEKLKQWAAGGRARPASVAAGNEA; translated from the coding sequence ATGAGCAGTGCAGCCTGGGGACACCAGATCGACCTTCTGGTCCGTGCACGCACGCCACTGATCTGGGTCCGCAGCAACGAGGAAGCACGGGTTGAAAGCCTTTTGGGAGAAGCCGCTCAGCGACTTGCACGCCAGCTGGTCTGCTGGAATTTCATTGATGGCATCAGCGGGCCGGTGAATGCCGATGGCCAGGGAAGTCGTCAACCGATGGCCATGCTGCAGTGGCTCCAGCAACGGGATGTGGGCAGTCCGACCCTGCTGCTCGCCAAGGATTTTCATCGCTTTTGCGATGACCCTGGCGTCGCCCGGATGCTGCGCAATCTCGAAGGATCGCTACGCACAACACCACACACTCTGGTGCTGTGTTGTGGGCAATGGACACCCCCAGGCGATCTCGAAGAAAGCCTCACCCTTCTGGATCTCCCCCTTCCCGACAACGACGACCTGCGCCGACTGATCAGCAGCATCAGCACCAGCAGCGGCAGTCCCCTCCCAGCTCATGTGTTGGATGAACTGGCGCAGGCCTGCAGTGGGCTCAGTGAGATGCGGGTTCGCCAGGTCGCTGCCCGCTCCCTGGCCCGCCGCGGCCAGCTGGGGCCGGACGATCTTCAAGACGTGCTCGAGGAAAAACGCCAGACCATTGCCCGCAGTGAGGTGCTGGAGTTCTGCCGCAGCGACGCGGGCACGGAAGCCATTGGTGGCCTCGAGGGTCTCAAAACCTGGCTGCAACAACGGCACAGGGCATTCTCGGAAGATGCGCGGCGCTTCGGACTGCCTCTCCCCCGTGGGGTGCTGCTTGTTGGCCCCCAGGGAACAGGGAAGTCACTCACCGCCAAGGCGATCGCCTGCAGTTGGTCCATGCCCCTGCTTCGTCTGGATGTGGGGCGTCTGTTCGCAGGTCTGGTGGGGGCCAGCGAGGCACGCACCCGCGAAATGATCCAACGCGCTGAAGCGATGGCGCCCTGCGTGCTCTGGATCGATGAAATCGACAAGGGCTTCGGGGGAGATGGCCGCAGCGATGGCGGCACAACCCAGCGGGTTCTGGCCAACGTGCTCACCTGGATGGCGGAAAAACAGTCACCGGTGTTCGTCGTCGCCACGGCCAACGGCGTCGAGAAACTTCCACCAGAGCTGCTGCGCAAGGGGCGTTTCGATGAGATTTTTATGCTTGATCTGCCCAGCAGCGCTGAACGCAACAGCATCCTTCAGCTGCATCTGGAACAGAGACGACCTGGGCTGAAGCTTCCCCTAGCGACCGTGGTGAGCCGTAGTGATGGGTTCTCTGGAGCCGAGCTGGAGCAAACCGTGATCGAGGCGATGCACCTGGCCTTTGCCGACAACCGTGAATTGACGGAACCGGATCTGATTGGTGCCGCCTCCCAGCTGATCCCTCTCTCACGCACAGCCAGCGAACAGCTGGAGAAGCTGAAACAGTGGGCGGCCGGCGGCCGCGCTCGCCCCGCTTCTGTTGCTGCAGGTAACGAAGCCTGA
- a CDS encoding PH domain-containing protein, whose translation MTSIQEDVHYDGGPARGDLIFNILLGFTLIGLPFTIGAVVRALWLRFRITSRRISVTGGWMGKDKTQVVYSQITEVRTVPRGFGAWGDMVLVLQDGARLEMRSMPRFREVEAYILERISSRAANAQQKSTEGFAA comes from the coding sequence ATGACCAGCATTCAGGAAGATGTCCACTACGACGGTGGACCAGCCCGCGGAGACCTGATCTTCAACATTCTGCTCGGCTTCACGCTGATCGGTCTTCCCTTCACCATCGGCGCCGTTGTGCGTGCCCTGTGGCTGCGCTTCCGCATCACCAGTCGCCGGATCTCGGTGACGGGCGGCTGGATGGGAAAAGACAAAACCCAAGTGGTTTATTCCCAGATCACCGAGGTCCGCACCGTTCCCAGAGGCTTTGGCGCCTGGGGAGACATGGTGTTGGTTCTCCAGGATGGCGCCAGGCTCGAAATGCGCTCGATGCCTCGTTTCCGGGAGGTGGAGGCCTACATCCTCGAGCGAATCAGCAGCCGGGCTGCAAATGCCCAGCAGAAATCGACTGAAGGTTTCGCCGCCTGA
- a CDS encoding DMT family transporter, which yields MPSLRLWFLMVLPFALWGTAMTAMAPLLDSAGPWLVAGLRLVPAGLALLLWGQCTGRGLTIDSRDMVWFVLFTLVDATLFQGLLARGLEGTGAGLGSVLIDCQPLLVALMARVLFTESINPIGWMGLAIGLAGIVCIGLPAELLGHWWLLADPPLVQQLFQPGEGWMLLAAVAMAAGTVLIRFASRHSDPVTVTAWHMLLGGLPLLLVHALQRTDAGLAWTATDWTRMGYASLLGSALAYGLFFWFANQRDLTSFSSLGFLTPVFALATGGWLLGERLDLLQWIGVVMVLASVIFVSQRRRIWEPLSITDASS from the coding sequence ATGCCGTCACTGCGACTCTGGTTTCTGATGGTGCTGCCCTTTGCGCTCTGGGGAACCGCCATGACTGCCATGGCTCCTTTGCTCGATAGCGCTGGCCCATGGCTTGTCGCTGGCTTGCGACTGGTCCCAGCAGGTTTGGCCCTTCTGCTCTGGGGGCAGTGCACCGGTCGTGGCCTGACGATCGATTCGCGCGACATGGTTTGGTTCGTCCTGTTCACCTTGGTGGATGCCACCTTGTTTCAAGGGCTTTTGGCGCGGGGGTTGGAGGGGACTGGTGCGGGTCTCGGTTCTGTCTTGATTGATTGCCAGCCTCTGCTGGTGGCCTTGATGGCTCGCGTTCTGTTCACGGAGTCGATCAATCCCATCGGCTGGATGGGGCTGGCCATTGGTCTGGCAGGCATCGTCTGCATCGGTTTGCCCGCTGAGCTGCTGGGTCACTGGTGGCTGCTGGCTGACCCGCCATTGGTGCAGCAGCTGTTTCAGCCCGGCGAGGGCTGGATGTTGCTGGCGGCCGTCGCCATGGCCGCTGGAACGGTGTTGATTCGCTTTGCCTCACGCCACAGCGATCCGGTCACCGTGACGGCATGGCACATGTTGCTGGGGGGACTTCCTCTGCTTTTGGTCCATGCCCTGCAGCGAACTGATGCTGGTCTGGCCTGGACGGCAACAGACTGGACGCGTATGGGCTACGCGAGCCTTCTCGGAAGCGCTTTGGCCTATGGGCTGTTCTTCTGGTTCGCCAATCAACGCGATCTCACCAGTTTCAGCAGCCTGGGATTCCTGACACCGGTTTTCGCGCTGGCTACCGGAGGTTGGTTGCTGGGCGAGCGCCTTGATCTGCTCCAGTGGATTGGTGTTGTGATGGTGCTGGCGTCGGTGATCTTCGTGAGTCAAAGGCGAAGAATCTGGGAGCCGCTGTCGATCACGGACGCCTCTTCATGA
- a CDS encoding DUF177 domain-containing protein: MIEALEPVPLQELRALGTPKVWEVEGELDQLPSLTPVRGHVSAEHRGNVLVVQGKLSTIVTLCCDRCLNQFNQNLSCAPSELIWLGAAPPTADQLEHSGEVAEMEGLVDVLDPRGEFDPQQWAFEQLNLMLPVVNHCGDHCPGPPGLNLKPVTSDSTSKEVDPRWQALEQLQQRLEQQ; encoded by the coding sequence GTGATCGAGGCACTGGAGCCTGTTCCCCTCCAGGAGCTCCGGGCCTTGGGCACACCGAAGGTCTGGGAGGTTGAGGGAGAGCTCGATCAGCTCCCCTCTCTCACACCAGTGCGAGGCCATGTCTCTGCAGAGCACCGCGGCAACGTCTTGGTGGTTCAGGGGAAACTCAGCACGATCGTGACCCTCTGTTGTGATCGCTGTCTGAACCAGTTCAATCAAAACCTCAGCTGCGCCCCCTCTGAATTGATCTGGCTGGGCGCAGCCCCACCAACGGCCGACCAGCTAGAGCATTCTGGAGAGGTCGCCGAGATGGAAGGTCTGGTGGATGTTCTCGATCCACGCGGCGAATTCGATCCCCAGCAATGGGCGTTCGAGCAGCTCAATCTGATGCTGCCCGTCGTGAATCACTGCGGTGATCACTGTCCAGGACCACCTGGCTTAAACCTGAAGCCCGTGACCTCAGACTCCACATCGAAGGAGGTTGATCCGCGCTGGCAGGCCCTTGAACAGCTCCAACAGCGGCTGGAGCAGCAATGA
- a CDS encoding RIP metalloprotease: MNVLAALLVLALLIVVHEAGHFLAATLQGIRVSGFSIGFGPALLKRQRRGVTYALRLFPLGGFVAFPDDDEDSMIPADDPDLLRNRPIPHQALVVAAGVMANLALALVVLLGQAAFVGVPAAPEPGVLVVQVQPGGAAARSGLRAGDQILSLNTKPLTAGQRGVEAMVRDVKAAPQQSIRVERKRGDETTTVQLIPDDQQGMGKIGAQLQANISGAMRPVHHPGELLLTTGSQFSQLLQQTVRGYAGLFTNFRATAGQVSGPVKIVEMGAQLSQQGGSGLVLFSALISINLAVLNSLPLPLLDGWQMMMLAIQSVRGRPVSERIQMAFAQSGFLLLVGLTLVLIVRDTSQLPVVQQLMGR, from the coding sequence ATGAACGTATTGGCGGCCCTCCTGGTCCTTGCTCTGCTGATCGTGGTGCATGAAGCAGGACATTTCCTTGCAGCCACACTCCAGGGCATCCGCGTCAGCGGCTTCTCGATCGGCTTCGGTCCTGCACTGCTCAAGAGGCAACGTCGCGGTGTGACCTACGCCCTGCGGCTGTTTCCCCTTGGTGGCTTCGTTGCCTTCCCTGACGACGACGAAGACAGCATGATCCCGGCGGATGATCCGGATCTGCTGCGCAACCGGCCGATCCCCCATCAAGCCCTGGTGGTTGCAGCGGGGGTGATGGCCAATCTGGCGTTGGCTCTTGTGGTGTTACTGGGTCAAGCAGCTTTTGTCGGTGTCCCTGCTGCGCCGGAACCGGGGGTCCTGGTGGTTCAAGTGCAACCCGGTGGGGCCGCCGCCCGCTCCGGCCTCCGTGCCGGCGACCAGATCCTCAGTCTGAACACCAAACCCCTCACTGCAGGTCAACGCGGCGTCGAGGCAATGGTGCGGGATGTGAAAGCAGCACCGCAACAATCCATCCGTGTGGAGCGAAAACGGGGGGACGAGACGACCACCGTTCAACTGATCCCCGACGATCAGCAGGGCATGGGGAAAATCGGTGCCCAACTGCAGGCCAACATCAGCGGAGCGATGCGCCCAGTGCATCATCCCGGGGAACTCCTTCTCACCACCGGCTCGCAGTTCAGCCAACTGCTGCAGCAAACCGTGCGTGGCTACGCCGGTCTGTTCACCAACTTCAGAGCCACCGCAGGCCAGGTGAGTGGTCCGGTGAAGATCGTTGAAATGGGGGCTCAGCTCAGCCAGCAGGGGGGATCGGGGTTGGTGCTCTTCTCAGCACTCATTTCGATCAATCTGGCGGTGCTCAATTCGCTCCCGCTGCCACTGCTCGATGGCTGGCAGATGATGATGCTTGCGATCCAATCCGTTCGCGGTCGTCCTGTTTCGGAACGGATTCAAATGGCCTTTGCACAATCTGGTTTTCTTCTTCTGGTGGGTCTCACCCTTGTGCTGATCGTGCGTGACACCAGTCAGCTGCCCGTGGTTCAGCAATTGATGGGTCGCTGA
- a CDS encoding glycosyltransferase, with amino-acid sequence MTAAPLHLVVVNTPIGALGSGEGGGVELTLRSLVQGLVRRGHRLTVVAAKGSTLPDDCSGVELLEVEGVNQPSWQHVAELAPVEIPRNGLLPALWETALDAGQSADAVINGGYDWLPIWLTQRVSAKLFHLISMGDVAAVMRDVIEAVADWDPHRLAFHTQRQAADFQLPAPANVVGNGFDLANYTFQTQTNGPLGWAGRIAPEKGLEDAAAAAAALGEQLLVWGLREDEVYARQVQASVPEGTIDWRGFRSTTELQQELGRCRALVNTPKWNEAYGNVVVEALACGVPVVAYDRGGPGELICSGRTGWLVPPDDVDALTEALRHVGRIERSACRSWAEAHASCEVFSQRVEAWIRTGLMADVSITSRR; translated from the coding sequence ATGACGGCTGCTCCGCTCCATCTCGTCGTTGTCAACACGCCTATCGGGGCCCTCGGCAGTGGCGAGGGAGGTGGTGTGGAGCTCACCCTGCGATCGCTGGTTCAGGGGCTAGTAAGGCGTGGTCACAGGCTTACCGTTGTGGCCGCCAAAGGCTCAACACTTCCCGACGATTGCAGCGGTGTTGAGTTGCTGGAGGTGGAGGGTGTGAATCAGCCGAGCTGGCAGCACGTCGCAGAGCTTGCACCGGTCGAGATTCCCCGCAACGGTCTTTTGCCTGCTCTTTGGGAGACCGCCCTCGATGCAGGTCAATCAGCCGATGCCGTGATCAACGGTGGCTACGACTGGCTGCCGATCTGGCTGACGCAACGGGTCAGCGCCAAGCTCTTTCATCTCATCAGCATGGGGGATGTGGCTGCGGTGATGCGCGATGTGATCGAAGCCGTCGCCGACTGGGACCCGCACCGCCTCGCTTTCCATACGCAACGCCAGGCCGCTGATTTTCAGCTGCCAGCTCCCGCCAATGTTGTGGGCAACGGATTTGACTTGGCCAACTACACCTTTCAGACGCAGACGAATGGCCCCCTGGGCTGGGCGGGGCGCATCGCTCCGGAAAAGGGGCTGGAGGATGCGGCTGCTGCGGCCGCTGCCCTGGGAGAACAGCTTCTTGTTTGGGGGTTGCGAGAGGATGAGGTCTACGCCCGGCAGGTGCAAGCGAGTGTTCCTGAAGGCACGATCGATTGGCGCGGTTTTCGATCTACCACAGAGCTTCAGCAGGAGTTGGGGCGCTGCCGCGCTCTGGTCAACACACCGAAATGGAATGAGGCCTACGGCAATGTTGTGGTGGAGGCCCTGGCCTGTGGTGTTCCGGTTGTCGCCTATGACCGCGGCGGACCGGGGGAACTGATCTGTTCAGGCCGCACGGGCTGGCTGGTTCCTCCCGACGATGTTGACGCTCTTACGGAGGCCTTGCGACATGTCGGAAGAATTGAGCGCTCCGCCTGCCGCAGCTGGGCTGAGGCCCATGCCTCCTGCGAGGTCTTTAGCCAGCGTGTTGAAGCCTGGATTCGAACAGGACTGATGGCGGATGTCAGCATCACCTCCAGGCGCTGA
- the yidC gene encoding membrane protein insertase YidC, translated as MIGYISDNLLIPILDFFYGLVPSYGLAIVALTLVIRIALYPLSAGSIRSARRMRIAQPVIQKRQAEIKSRFANNPQKQQEELGNVMKEFGSPLAGCLPLLVQMPILFALFATLRGSPFADVPYTLNMKVMPADQIAAVEPKPFNSASHSIFISETDHVPVIASLPRGTKIGVGDSAMVNLHTKDGRAFSDVLTGVENSGRFAPRWEVTKGDDIVSVSDDGTIKAIAAGDATVEAKIPGLAARSGFLFIKALGQVGFYADGAINWDIAILVAGFGITLFISQLLSGMGMPANPQQSTANKITPVMITGMFLFFPLPAGVLLYMLIANVFQALQTFILSKEALPDNLQKILDQQMAQKTVTVSATSGGSRLPFEPKGK; from the coding sequence GTGATCGGATACATCTCCGACAACCTGCTGATTCCAATCCTGGACTTCTTCTACGGATTGGTGCCCAGCTATGGCTTGGCCATCGTCGCCCTCACTCTCGTCATTCGGATCGCGCTCTATCCCCTGAGCGCAGGATCGATTCGCAGCGCCCGGCGCATGCGTATCGCTCAGCCCGTGATTCAGAAACGACAGGCTGAAATCAAGAGCCGGTTTGCCAACAACCCTCAGAAGCAGCAAGAGGAACTGGGCAATGTGATGAAGGAGTTCGGCAGCCCCCTGGCGGGATGTCTGCCGCTGTTGGTGCAGATGCCGATCCTGTTCGCTTTGTTTGCAACGCTGCGGGGTTCGCCGTTCGCGGACGTCCCGTACACCTTGAACATGAAGGTGATGCCGGCGGACCAGATCGCTGCGGTTGAACCCAAGCCGTTCAACAGCGCCAGCCATTCGATCTTCATTAGCGAAACCGACCACGTTCCGGTGATTGCCAGCCTGCCCCGGGGCACAAAAATCGGCGTTGGCGACAGTGCCATGGTGAACCTTCACACGAAGGATGGTCGAGCCTTCAGTGACGTTCTCACCGGCGTTGAAAACTCTGGACGCTTCGCCCCGAGGTGGGAAGTGACCAAGGGTGATGACATCGTGAGCGTCAGCGATGACGGCACGATCAAGGCAATCGCCGCCGGCGATGCCACCGTTGAAGCGAAGATTCCAGGCCTGGCAGCCCGCAGCGGCTTCCTGTTCATCAAAGCCCTGGGCCAGGTCGGCTTCTATGCCGATGGTGCGATCAATTGGGATATCGCCATTCTTGTTGCCGGCTTCGGCATCACCTTGTTCATCTCCCAACTGCTGTCGGGCATGGGGATGCCTGCCAACCCCCAGCAGTCCACAGCAAACAAAATCACCCCGGTGATGATCACGGGAATGTTCTTGTTCTTCCCCCTACCGGCCGGCGTTCTGCTCTACATGCTGATTGCCAACGTGTTCCAGGCACTGCAGACCTTCATCCTCAGCAAAGAGGCACTGCCCGACAACCTCCAGAAAATCCTGGACCAACAAATGGCTCAGAAAACGGTGACGGTTTCGGCCACTTCAGGCGGTTCACGGCTGCCGTTTGAACCGAAGGGCAAGTGA